From a single Candidatus Saccharibacteria bacterium genomic region:
- a CDS encoding prephenate dehydrogenase, producing the protein MKSIETIGIAGFGPMGQLMKQHMLPNAKILISDPGLPKSKDNVLAINLSACDAVLLTVPAQNLQGVLKDVIVPPKVKSSWDEIDPSIKAGWVDPLIIDACSVKMFPEKVVETIDPDFPQLLHCHPLFGPQSTKDGLEGKTVIVTKKQGEKAEAILDFWQNERGLDIVEMTAEEHDREMAKIQAVTFVLGRLANQAGLGQLKDSALATFSSSIAGELALLDAAHSEALLETIVAFNPFVKTEILKLEQSLWQLESLCMKGGMALAGVGLLL; encoded by the coding sequence ATGAAAAGTATTGAAACTATTGGTATTGCTGGCTTTGGTCCTATGGGTCAACTAATGAAGCAGCACATGTTACCAAATGCAAAAATATTAATATCTGACCCCGGACTACCAAAAAGCAAGGATAATGTATTGGCGATAAACCTTAGTGCCTGTGATGCAGTGCTACTAACAGTTCCTGCACAAAATTTACAAGGTGTACTAAAAGATGTAATCGTTCCTCCTAAAGTAAAAAGTTCGTGGGACGAGATCGACCCGTCAATTAAAGCGGGCTGGGTTGACCCTTTAATTATCGATGCCTGTTCTGTAAAAATGTTCCCAGAGAAGGTTGTGGAAACGATAGATCCTGACTTTCCGCAACTCTTGCATTGTCACCCACTGTTTGGGCCACAAAGTACTAAGGATGGATTAGAGGGTAAAACAGTAATTGTTACCAAGAAACAAGGTGAGAAAGCTGAAGCAATTCTCGATTTCTGGCAAAACGAAAGAGGCCTAGACATAGTCGAAATGACTGCTGAAGAACATGACCGTGAGATGGCAAAAATTCAAGCTGTAACGTTTGTTTTGGGCAGATTGGCGAATCAGGCTGGCTTAGGGCAGCTTAAAGATTCAGCTCTCGCAACATTTTCGAGCTCTATCGCAGGAGAGCTAGCTTTACTTGATGCCGCTCACAGTGAGGCTTTACTAGAAACCATAGTAGCTTTTAATCCCTTTGTGAAAACAGAAATCTTGAAACTTGAACAATCTTTATGGCAACTAGAGTCATTATGTATGAAAGGGGGCATGGCACTAGCGGGTGTGGGCTTGCTATTATAA
- the secG gene encoding preprotein translocase subunit SecG: protein MSKWFVISVVSGLLMIVLILLQTRGASLGAGLGGGGEVNTVRRGSEASIFKLTIILAVIFVFCILAGIVTS from the coding sequence ATGAGTAAATGGTTTGTAATTAGTGTTGTATCAGGGCTTTTGATGATTGTCTTAATTTTGCTACAAACAAGAGGCGCCAGTCTGGGCGCTGGACTTGGCGGCGGCGGCGAAGTCAACACCGTTAGGCGCGGTTCCGAGGCATCAATCTTCAAGTTAACGATAATCCTTGCAGTTATTTTTGTGTTTTGCATCTTAGCAGGAATTGTTACTTCCTAA
- a CDS encoding aminopeptidase P family protein: MKFSAKFFVANRQRLCKVLPGSAIVVAANGQLQRSADTPFVFRQDSNFWYLTGITEPDLILYIDQDAEEYIVLPDRDDHRNLWDGEVNTRSYEEVSGIKNYISSKQFSEKLEQLKLAKIKVARPSPPDPYLSTYGMFTNPARAILEKRLIKAGVKRVDCRMDLARLRSVKQKIELEAIQQAIDITIESLKSLKKKLSSQKSELELSNYLLAEFLKRGANGVAFESVIASAKNAATIHHRASDQSVKNDNLLLLDVGAEFSNYAADISRTWVIGEVSAKQVKCVAAVKEVQDFAFSLLRPGMYLRDYASQVRKFAADCYKQNRLIEHKQQIDEVLPHAISHFLGLDVHDAGDYERPLEENMVLTIEPGIYLPAERIGVRIEDDVLITKTGARWLSK; this comes from the coding sequence ATGAAATTTAGTGCGAAGTTTTTTGTCGCAAACCGGCAGCGCCTATGTAAGGTGCTACCCGGTTCTGCGATAGTTGTAGCGGCCAACGGGCAGTTGCAGCGTTCGGCAGATACACCATTTGTTTTTCGGCAAGATAGCAACTTCTGGTATTTAACAGGGATTACTGAGCCAGATCTGATCTTGTACATAGATCAAGACGCTGAAGAATATATTGTACTACCTGATCGAGACGATCACAGAAACCTTTGGGACGGCGAAGTAAACACTCGAAGTTACGAAGAAGTTAGCGGCATCAAGAACTACATTTCGAGCAAACAGTTTAGCGAAAAATTAGAACAATTAAAACTCGCTAAGATAAAGGTTGCTAGACCTAGTCCGCCAGATCCTTACTTAAGTACCTACGGGATGTTTACTAACCCGGCCCGCGCCATTTTAGAAAAACGCTTAATAAAAGCAGGCGTCAAAAGAGTTGATTGCCGCATGGACTTAGCCCGGCTACGCTCAGTTAAGCAAAAAATAGAATTAGAGGCCATTCAGCAAGCTATAGACATAACGATCGAAAGCCTAAAATCTTTAAAGAAAAAATTGTCATCACAAAAATCAGAGCTGGAGCTCAGCAACTACTTGTTGGCAGAGTTCTTGAAACGTGGAGCAAATGGAGTTGCTTTCGAATCGGTCATAGCGAGCGCCAAAAATGCGGCGACTATCCATCATCGTGCTTCTGACCAATCGGTAAAAAATGACAATCTTCTGCTATTGGATGTCGGTGCAGAGTTCTCGAATTACGCGGCCGACATTTCGCGGACTTGGGTGATTGGTGAGGTGTCTGCCAAGCAAGTCAAGTGTGTAGCGGCCGTAAAAGAAGTGCAGGATTTTGCTTTTAGTCTATTAAGACCGGGGATGTATCTCAGAGATTACGCTAGTCAAGTTAGAAAGTTTGCGGCTGATTGTTACAAGCAAAACCGGCTAATTGAGCATAAACAACAGATTGACGAAGTATTGCCGCACGCCATAAGTCATTTTCTAGGGTTAGATGTGCACGATGCAGGTGATTACGAACGTCCTCTGGAGGAAAATATGGTTTTGACGATAGAGCCAGGAATTTACTTGCCTGCCGAAAGGATCGGCGTAAGAATCGAAGACGACGTGCTGATTACGAAGACTGGTGCCAGGTGGCTTAGCAAATGA
- a CDS encoding rhodanese-related sulfurtransferase, producing MNTKEQKIILYYKFTPVKDPEMTMRWQRELCLRLGLKGRILISPHGINGTLGGEVESLKSYKKAMNESVIFRGITYKWSQGGLEDFPKLKVKVKPEIVAFDAADEIVVSENGIENGGKHLKPAQVHKLIEERGDDVIFYDGRNKYEAQIGRFKNTIVPDTVTSRDFKNDLENGEIANYKNKPIVTYCTGGIRCEILSAMMKNRGFKEVYQIDGGIVKYGEKFGDDGLWEGKLFVFDDRMKMGFSPKAKDIASCETCGAKTSNQVNSTNIRRKLHVICEDCTSKVA from the coding sequence ATGAATACTAAAGAGCAAAAGATTATTCTCTATTATAAATTCACTCCCGTTAAAGACCCAGAGATGACAATGCGCTGGCAGCGGGAGCTGTGTCTACGGTTGGGGCTTAAAGGTAGAATTTTGATAAGTCCTCATGGTATCAACGGTACGTTAGGTGGCGAAGTTGAAAGTCTTAAGTCATACAAAAAAGCCATGAACGAATCAGTTATTTTCCGGGGTATTACTTACAAATGGAGCCAGGGCGGACTGGAAGATTTTCCAAAGCTGAAGGTCAAAGTAAAACCTGAAATTGTGGCATTTGATGCCGCCGACGAGATAGTGGTGAGCGAAAATGGTATCGAAAACGGCGGTAAACACCTCAAGCCAGCCCAAGTTCACAAGCTGATAGAGGAAAGAGGCGACGACGTCATATTTTATGATGGACGCAACAAATACGAAGCTCAGATTGGTCGCTTCAAAAACACTATTGTGCCCGACACCGTCACAAGCCGAGACTTCAAAAATGACCTCGAAAATGGAGAAATAGCCAATTACAAAAATAAGCCGATAGTTACTTATTGTACGGGCGGAATCCGCTGCGAAATCTTGAGTGCTATGATGAAGAATCGCGGCTTTAAAGAGGTCTATCAGATCGATGGCGGCATAGTGAAGTACGGCGAAAAGTTTGGCGACGATGGTCTATGGGAAGGCAAACTTTTTGTTTTTGACGACCGTATGAAAATGGGTTTTAGCCCAAAGGCCAAAGACATAGCTAGTTGCGAAACGTGTGGTGCCAAGACCAGTAATCAGGTTAACTCTACCAATATCCGCCGCAAACTACATGTAATTTGTGAAGATTGCACAAGTAAAGTCGCTTAA
- a CDS encoding phage holin family protein: MNRFGKFALRWLVCSLGLWIAANLLGGDRINYQDSFRVMMTAGLVLALINTFIKPLIVFLSLPAVLLTLGIFMVVINGLTVMLAAHFYSRLEVADFVSAMLAGVVIGLVNFFVTGLIEEEKYE, translated from the coding sequence ATGAACAGGTTTGGTAAATTTGCTTTGCGCTGGTTGGTTTGCAGTCTGGGTTTGTGGATTGCGGCTAATCTGTTGGGCGGTGACCGGATTAACTATCAGGACAGCTTTCGGGTGATGATGACTGCTGGGCTAGTTTTGGCCCTGATAAATACCTTTATCAAGCCTCTGATTGTTTTTTTGAGTCTGCCGGCAGTTCTCCTTACTCTGGGTATTTTTATGGTTGTGATAAACGGCCTCACAGTGATGTTGGCTGCTCATTTTTACTCAAGGCTAGAAGTTGCTGATTTTGTTAGTGCAATGCTGGCTGGAGTTGTAATAGGATTAGTAAACTTTTTTGTAACCGGGTTAATTGAGGAGGAAAAATATGAGTAA
- a CDS encoding peptide ABC transporter substrate-binding protein, giving the protein MTNDFEQETRKRLRRKFRLKRKQLNRVGQDAGAGVDKYVFDKIQKVASVKRFLISWLGLLTVLVVGVIYQTSGLGRYYLRQGPIEGGTYREGIVGTFTNGNPIFATGTVDSAVSGLIFNGLLTYDSSNNLVPSLAQEWSVDSSGKVYTVKLRDDVRWHDGASFSSDDVVYTFQTIQNPDTRSPLQRSWQDVKISAPDRLTVEFSLSSSLAGFEYSLTTAIVPKHILWGVKPEQLRSDVFNTARLVGTGPFKLQSVEVSGATPEDRQEVISMDRNDEYFRGKPGIERFVVLSFRDSAELTKAFKQKSINAAVGMSETDVEGEENVSIYNIPLTSAVMTFLNNSSPILSDAKVRRALNQATDKDAILKAIGYPLIKVDQPFLKGQLGYSSEYAQAVYDKNGAEKLLDEAGWLKTASGIREKDGKSLSLRLFSQSLTEYAVVTQALQKQWYDVGVALDVILQPEQELQSGAIARHDYDVLVYGITIGSDSDIFPYWHSSQADPRSQTRLNLSEFKNSIADKALEAGRTRIDPAIRAIKYKPFSEAWNEQVPAIGLYQPRFYYVVHGGLSGFDPKRINAAADRFRNVRLWRIRTGQSELD; this is encoded by the coding sequence ATGACAAACGACTTTGAGCAAGAAACCAGAAAGCGGCTGAGGCGTAAGTTCAGGCTGAAACGTAAACAGTTAAATCGGGTTGGTCAAGATGCAGGTGCTGGTGTTGATAAGTATGTTTTTGACAAAATCCAAAAAGTCGCTAGCGTAAAGCGCTTTCTCATTAGCTGGCTAGGTCTTTTGACCGTCTTGGTTGTCGGCGTAATTTATCAAACAAGTGGCCTAGGACGCTATTACCTACGACAGGGACCAATAGAAGGCGGAACCTATCGCGAGGGCATAGTAGGAACATTTACAAACGGCAATCCTATCTTTGCGACTGGCACAGTCGACAGCGCTGTAAGTGGTTTAATTTTCAACGGACTACTGACCTATGATTCTTCCAACAATCTGGTTCCATCCTTGGCACAAGAATGGTCCGTCGACTCTAGTGGAAAAGTCTATACAGTTAAGTTGCGTGACGATGTCAGATGGCATGACGGCGCAAGTTTTAGTTCCGATGATGTAGTTTACACTTTTCAAACAATCCAAAACCCCGATACTCGTTCGCCTTTACAGCGCAGCTGGCAAGATGTAAAAATTAGCGCACCCGATAGGTTAACTGTGGAATTTAGTCTTAGCTCTTCACTCGCAGGCTTCGAATATTCATTGACCACGGCAATAGTACCAAAGCACATTCTGTGGGGGGTGAAGCCTGAGCAGCTAAGGAGCGATGTTTTCAATACGGCACGTTTGGTTGGGACGGGTCCGTTCAAACTTCAGTCGGTAGAGGTTTCGGGTGCAACGCCAGAAGATCGCCAAGAAGTGATCAGTATGGACCGTAACGACGAATATTTTAGAGGTAAACCCGGCATAGAACGTTTTGTTGTATTGTCGTTTAGGGACTCGGCAGAGTTGACTAAGGCTTTCAAGCAAAAAAGTATAAATGCCGCCGTCGGTATGAGTGAGACTGATGTCGAGGGTGAAGAGAATGTATCAATCTATAATATTCCTTTAACCAGTGCGGTGATGACTTTTTTGAATAATTCTTCGCCGATACTTAGCGACGCCAAGGTGCGTCGTGCTCTTAATCAAGCCACCGACAAAGATGCGATTTTAAAGGCGATTGGTTACCCTCTAATCAAGGTAGATCAACCGTTTCTGAAAGGCCAACTAGGCTATTCGTCAGAATATGCACAGGCTGTCTATGACAAAAATGGCGCCGAAAAGCTACTTGACGAGGCTGGCTGGCTAAAAACAGCCTCGGGTATCAGGGAGAAAGACGGCAAAAGTTTGTCCTTACGCTTATTCTCACAAAGTTTGACCGAATACGCAGTTGTCACCCAAGCCCTGCAAAAGCAGTGGTACGACGTCGGAGTTGCCTTAGATGTTATTTTGCAGCCGGAACAAGAGCTACAGAGCGGAGCAATCGCACGGCACGATTACGATGTGTTGGTGTATGGAATTACGATAGGCTCGGATTCAGACATTTTTCCGTACTGGCACAGTAGTCAGGCCGATCCGCGGTCACAAACACGACTCAATCTCTCGGAATTTAAAAACTCCATAGCTGATAAAGCTCTTGAAGCCGGGCGGACTAGAATTGACCCAGCTATTAGAGCGATAAAGTACAAGCCTTTTTCAGAAGCCTGGAACGAGCAAGTCCCGGCAATCGGGCTCTACCAACCACGTTTTTATTACGTTGTTCATGGTGGTTTAAGTGGTTTTGACCCCAAGCGGATAAACGCTGCGGCCGATCGCTTCCGCAATGTGCGCCTTTGGCGCATCCGTACCGGCCAAAGTGAGCTAGATTAA
- a CDS encoding ABC transporter ATP-binding protein, with protein MKKRTDSTAKQTLAIYWQHARKYKRQMWIIYPSMVAAQVAEDFIQPLIISGLLNQIALGQGNSLTNSYLAKIFLAVAALDVFGHLMWNRVIVPTFWRTQESIMRDLNMSVFKHLQTMSYRFFSDRFAGSLVSQTNKFVGSFERLTDPLTWNVFKLIVALTATSVIIAPKSQVIIIALWVLIFIYVPVIWTYRRRQLPFNKRWASADTKRTGQIADAITNIQAVKAFSGEDFEVARMQQRADEVFSRSMETMKIAMRQELVSGSLQRSINIIAIIASLALAARGKIEIGLVYLVSSYIMGIMRRLWDLNNTFRQFTRVFGDSHDMAEIMQVEPEISDSDHASAFRATSGKVELRKVGFRYPGSSLDDYLFKDFNLSIKSGEKIGLVGPSGGGKTSITKLLLRYMDINQGEILIDGFSTTKMTQADLRKSITYVPQEPLLFHRTITENIAYGQSKIDQQAVIAAAKKANAHEFIEKLSDGYDTLVGERGVKLSGGQKQRIAIARAMLKDAPIVILDEATSALDSESEALIQAALKDLLIGKTAIVIAHRLSTIASLDRIVVLEDGKIVEEGNHETLKKKKNGLYARLWSHQSGGFIQE; from the coding sequence ATGAAAAAACGTACCGACTCAACTGCCAAGCAAACTCTTGCTATCTACTGGCAGCATGCCCGAAAATACAAACGCCAGATGTGGATCATTTATCCGAGTATGGTAGCCGCGCAAGTAGCCGAGGATTTCATCCAACCGTTAATCATCAGTGGCCTACTTAACCAAATTGCCTTAGGCCAAGGCAATAGCTTAACCAACAGTTACTTGGCTAAAATCTTTTTGGCTGTAGCTGCACTAGATGTTTTTGGGCACCTAATGTGGAACCGTGTGATAGTTCCAACTTTTTGGCGTACCCAAGAATCGATAATGCGCGACCTCAATATGAGTGTTTTTAAACACTTGCAGACAATGAGCTACCGCTTTTTTTCCGACCGTTTTGCGGGATCACTAGTTAGTCAAACCAACAAGTTCGTCGGTAGTTTTGAAAGGCTAACCGACCCGTTAACCTGGAACGTATTCAAACTAATCGTGGCACTTACCGCAACCTCCGTGATTATTGCGCCCAAATCACAGGTAATAATCATCGCCCTCTGGGTACTGATCTTCATTTATGTGCCGGTAATTTGGACATACCGCCGTCGGCAGCTACCATTCAACAAACGCTGGGCTTCTGCCGACACCAAGCGCACTGGCCAGATTGCTGATGCCATCACCAATATCCAGGCTGTAAAGGCATTCAGCGGCGAGGACTTCGAGGTTGCCAGAATGCAGCAGCGCGCAGACGAAGTATTTAGTAGATCGATGGAAACCATGAAGATCGCTATGCGTCAGGAACTTGTCAGTGGATCACTGCAGCGCAGTATCAACATCATTGCTATTATTGCATCCCTAGCCTTGGCTGCTAGAGGTAAGATCGAAATTGGCCTGGTATACCTGGTTTCGAGCTATATTATGGGTATTATGCGCCGTCTCTGGGATCTCAATAACACTTTTAGACAGTTTACCAGGGTATTTGGCGACTCGCATGACATGGCAGAGATTATGCAAGTTGAGCCTGAAATTTCTGACTCGGATCATGCATCAGCCTTTCGGGCAACTAGCGGCAAAGTAGAACTGCGCAAAGTCGGCTTTAGGTATCCAGGTAGCAGTTTAGACGATTATCTGTTCAAGGACTTTAACCTAAGTATAAAGTCGGGCGAAAAAATCGGTCTAGTCGGCCCATCGGGAGGTGGAAAAACAAGTATCACTAAACTACTTTTGCGTTATATGGATATTAATCAGGGCGAGATTCTGATTGACGGCTTTTCGACAACCAAAATGACACAAGCAGATCTAAGAAAATCGATCACATATGTCCCCCAAGAACCTTTGCTTTTTCATCGTACAATCACCGAAAACATCGCTTACGGACAAAGCAAAATTGACCAGCAAGCTGTGATTGCGGCCGCAAAAAAGGCCAATGCGCATGAGTTTATCGAAAAACTATCGGATGGTTACGATACACTTGTCGGCGAGCGTGGTGTCAAGCTTTCTGGCGGCCAGAAACAACGAATTGCTATAGCTAGAGCTATGCTAAAAGACGCACCGATAGTAATTCTAGACGAAGCAACCAGCGCTCTAGACAGCGAAAGCGAAGCGCTGATTCAAGCAGCCCTCAAAGATCTACTGATAGGCAAAACCGCGATTGTCATTGCTCATCGTTTAAGCACTATCGCTAGTTTAGACAGAATCGTAGTCCTCGAAGACGGCAAGATCGTAGAAGAAGGTAATCACGAAACCCTCAAAAAGAAAAAGAACGGCCTTTACGCTCGACTATGGTCACACCAGTCTGGCGGCT
- a CDS encoding SDR family oxidoreductase, with amino-acid sequence MILQGKTVLITGATSGMGKAIALAMANEGANVVINYTSNDTAAEKLSISLKTKSNCLTVKADISSGSEVTKMFEKIKKEFGKIDILINNAGIFDSQDGPFNLEAFRNTFETNFFAQIDVTRKAKEMMESGKIIFISSIHAKLGNGRPSAIAYSASKAATESYMKNLAKELAPTILVNAVAPGRTLTPMWGKLSDAEKNSLAEGHLTKKWITPEQIADAVVFLAKNDAVCGEVLVVDGGMSLKTLG; translated from the coding sequence ATGATTTTACAAGGTAAAACGGTTTTGATTACTGGTGCAACAAGTGGGATGGGTAAGGCAATAGCCTTGGCTATGGCAAATGAAGGCGCAAACGTAGTTATCAACTACACGTCCAATGATACTGCTGCCGAAAAGCTCTCTATTAGCTTAAAGACTAAGTCTAACTGCTTAACCGTAAAAGCAGACATTTCTAGTGGGAGCGAAGTAACAAAAATGTTTGAAAAAATAAAAAAAGAATTTGGCAAAATCGACATACTTATAAATAACGCTGGTATTTTTGATTCTCAAGATGGCCCGTTTAATCTAGAAGCTTTTAGGAATACCTTTGAGACGAACTTTTTTGCACAGATTGATGTTACCAGAAAAGCCAAGGAGATGATGGAGAGTGGGAAGATCATTTTTATCTCTTCAATTCATGCTAAATTGGGCAACGGTAGACCGAGCGCAATTGCCTATTCTGCTTCAAAAGCGGCGACTGAATCTTACATGAAAAACTTGGCAAAAGAACTTGCTCCTACAATCTTAGTAAACGCGGTAGCTCCTGGCAGAACCCTAACACCAATGTGGGGCAAACTGTCAGATGCTGAAAAAAATAGTTTAGCGGAAGGTCACCTTACCAAAAAATGGATTACACCTGAGCAAATAGCCGACGCAGTAGTCTTCTTAGCAAAAAATGACGCAGTCTGCGGTGAAGTGCTTGTTGTGGACGGTGGTATGAGTTTAAAAACTTTAGGTTAA
- a CDS encoding excinuclease ABC subunit UvrC — translation MPSHALLEKFKTLPASSGVYFHKSASGEVIYVGKAAVLKNRVRQYFQNSRNRDPKTEALVLEITDTDWIETQSEIDALFLEAEMIRRYMPRYNILLRDDKSLSYVRIDHKSEVPTVAFTRRPLDDGAEYIGPFVNGWAVRRALKYLRRVFPYFGKQSSVNSYQLKSKLPEQIGLEPKVSSPEEIKQYKANLKMLAKYMRGEKVDLTKQLEREMKLAAREQRFEEAAYYRNRLSAMKGLGKQIIFSDREFLDLSKDEGLNGLASLLGLQKPPRRIEGFDISHMSGTDTVASMVVFEQGIPNKAAYRKFKMRLPGNDDFAHMREVITRRLSEKHVKDWGLPNLLLIDGGKGQLAAALEARETLINNTITHLKVNPSTQNNRDKTTFQGLSLEFSQVPMIGLAKKEEEIVIKKQDERLGIDEEQLILKARAMRALVRETEDFIMIGLPHESHIVKLLQRIRDESHRFAVSYHSTLKRSRQTRSWLEEVPGIGPTLKKKLIKEFGSARGVEQARDFELDKILGEKRASILKQYMRANRKLDSK, via the coding sequence ATGCCAAGCCATGCGCTATTAGAAAAGTTCAAAACGTTACCCGCTAGCAGCGGAGTATACTTCCATAAGTCGGCAAGTGGAGAAGTTATATATGTCGGCAAAGCGGCGGTGCTTAAAAATAGAGTCAGACAGTACTTCCAAAATTCCAGAAACCGTGATCCGAAAACCGAAGCACTAGTCTTGGAGATTACTGATACAGACTGGATTGAGACGCAGAGCGAGATCGATGCACTCTTTTTAGAAGCAGAGATGATTAGGCGCTATATGCCGCGCTACAACATATTACTGCGCGATGATAAATCTCTTAGCTACGTTAGAATCGATCATAAATCAGAAGTGCCTACTGTTGCGTTCACTAGGCGTCCATTAGACGACGGTGCAGAGTATATCGGTCCGTTTGTGAACGGTTGGGCGGTACGAAGGGCACTTAAATATCTGCGGAGGGTATTTCCCTATTTCGGCAAACAGTCATCAGTAAACAGTTATCAACTAAAAAGTAAATTGCCCGAGCAGATCGGCCTAGAACCAAAAGTGAGTAGCCCCGAAGAGATTAAACAGTACAAAGCTAATCTCAAAATGCTTGCAAAGTATATGCGAGGAGAAAAGGTTGACCTAACTAAGCAGCTTGAGCGGGAAATGAAGCTTGCAGCCCGCGAACAACGTTTTGAGGAAGCTGCGTATTATCGAAACCGTTTGAGTGCTATGAAAGGCTTAGGCAAACAAATTATTTTTTCTGATCGAGAGTTTCTGGATTTATCAAAAGACGAAGGCCTCAATGGGCTGGCTAGTTTGCTCGGTTTACAGAAGCCACCACGTCGAATCGAGGGTTTTGATATTTCTCATATGAGCGGCACAGACACTGTCGCGAGTATGGTCGTGTTTGAGCAGGGCATTCCAAATAAGGCGGCTTACAGAAAATTCAAAATGAGACTGCCGGGAAACGACGATTTTGCTCACATGCGCGAAGTTATAACTAGAAGACTTAGCGAAAAACATGTCAAAGATTGGGGCTTGCCGAACCTATTGCTGATTGATGGTGGTAAGGGGCAATTGGCCGCCGCCCTAGAGGCTCGCGAAACATTAATAAATAATACCATAACACATCTTAAAGTTAATCCATCAACCCAAAATAACAGAGACAAAACTACTTTCCAAGGACTATCCTTGGAGTTTAGTCAAGTGCCGATGATTGGGCTTGCTAAGAAAGAAGAAGAGATTGTCATAAAGAAACAAGATGAAAGATTAGGGATTGACGAAGAACAGCTGATATTAAAGGCAAGGGCTATGCGAGCTCTGGTTCGGGAAACAGAAGATTTTATTATGATTGGTCTACCCCATGAATCGCATATCGTTAAGCTCTTGCAGCGGATCCGCGATGAAAGTCATCGTTTTGCCGTTTCATATCATTCAACACTCAAGCGCTCGCGGCAGACCAGAAGCTGGCTAGAGGAAGTGCCAGGCATTGGCCCGACCCTAAAGAAAAAGCTTATCAAAGAATTTGGATCGGCAAGAGGAGTGGAACAGGCTCGAGATTTTGAGCTAGACAAAATCTTAGGTGAAAAACGTGCCTCGATACTAAAACAATATATGCGAGCAAACCGAAAGCTTGACAGTAAATGA